A stretch of the Porifericola rhodea genome encodes the following:
- a CDS encoding HAD family hydrolase: MNKPKIIAFDADDTLWVNETIFTNTQEKCKALLSTHIQPKYIEDKLYEVERRNLRHFGYGIKGFMLSMIETAIELSEHKISAAEIQQIIDLGKEMIAHPVKLMDRVEDTLRILSEDYELMIITKGDLFDQESKIARSGIADFFEHIEIISEKDKSSYRQLMLRNGIDIKDMLMVGNSLKSDVLPICELGGRAIHIPFHTTWVLEQVADHNLSHVQYDVLENIYQLPQYLKANYS; this comes from the coding sequence ATGAACAAGCCAAAAATTATTGCCTTTGATGCGGATGACACCCTTTGGGTAAACGAAACTATATTTACGAACACGCAGGAAAAATGTAAAGCACTGCTTTCTACGCATATACAGCCAAAATATATAGAAGATAAATTATATGAGGTAGAGAGGCGCAATCTCAGGCATTTTGGCTATGGCATTAAAGGCTTTATGCTGTCAATGATAGAGACTGCTATTGAGCTCTCTGAACATAAGATAAGTGCCGCTGAGATTCAGCAAATTATAGACCTGGGCAAAGAAATGATAGCGCATCCGGTAAAGCTCATGGATCGGGTAGAAGATACACTACGTATTCTCTCAGAAGATTATGAGCTCATGATTATTACTAAAGGAGACCTCTTTGACCAGGAAAGTAAGATTGCCCGCTCTGGTATTGCCGATTTTTTTGAGCATATAGAAATTATTAGTGAAAAAGATAAATCTAGCTATCGGCAGCTTATGCTAAGAAATGGCATAGATATTAAAGATATGTTGATGGTAGGTAATTCTCTAAAGTCCGATGTTCTTCCTATTTGCGAACTGGGAGGCAGGGCGATACACATACCCTTCCATACCACATGGGTACTGGAGCAGGTGGCAGACCACAATCTCTCTCATGTACAATATGATGTACTGGAGAATATCTACCAACTACCACAATACCTGAAAGCCAACTACTCCTAA
- a CDS encoding alpha/beta hydrolase fold domain-containing protein → MKNIFLMLCGIILLSSELCAQERFIDDVFKEVDESTHTYFEKENETLQLDVYQPQGDNEEARPLLLYVHGGGFSGGRRDTDGIKKFCRRMAAKGYVVASMSYTLVMKGQSFSCEQPAPNKIETFKLTGQDINRATHFMLKEKDKFKIASDKVVLLGSSAGAEAILHAGYWSDTRKDESGQIISDDFSYAGLISMAGALVSLDWISKESAIPTQLFHGTCDNLVPYGVAPHHYCQVSDPGYLPLYGGNAIAERLKVLGKPYYLVTACQGKHEWAGKPLHNNTSEMTDFLYHDVLSDKQRQLHVYFDTGQDACPDNYPEFNFCAD, encoded by the coding sequence ATGAAAAATATTTTTTTGATGCTTTGCGGCATCATCCTGCTTTCCTCAGAACTATGTGCACAAGAGCGTTTTATAGATGATGTTTTTAAAGAAGTAGATGAGTCTACACACACTTATTTTGAAAAAGAAAATGAGACACTTCAGCTAGATGTATATCAACCTCAGGGAGACAATGAAGAGGCGCGCCCGCTTTTATTGTACGTTCACGGAGGAGGTTTCTCCGGAGGAAGAAGAGATACTGATGGTATCAAAAAGTTTTGCCGCAGAATGGCTGCCAAAGGCTATGTAGTGGCAAGTATGAGCTATACGCTGGTAATGAAAGGACAGTCTTTCAGTTGTGAGCAGCCAGCACCTAACAAAATAGAAACTTTTAAGCTTACCGGTCAGGACATTAATCGTGCGACACATTTTATGCTCAAGGAAAAAGACAAATTTAAGATAGCGTCTGACAAAGTTGTGTTATTAGGAAGCAGCGCCGGAGCAGAAGCCATACTACATGCTGGCTATTGGTCAGATACCCGTAAAGATGAGTCTGGACAAATTATTTCTGATGATTTTAGCTATGCCGGACTAATAAGTATGGCCGGAGCTCTGGTTTCTCTGGACTGGATCAGTAAGGAAAGTGCTATTCCTACGCAGCTTTTTCATGGCACCTGCGATAATCTGGTGCCCTATGGTGTAGCTCCTCATCACTATTGCCAGGTGAGCGACCCGGGATATCTTCCTCTTTATGGTGGCAACGCAATTGCTGAGCGTTTGAAAGTACTGGGCAAGCCTTACTATCTGGTGACAGCCTGCCAGGGCAAGCATGAATGGGCGGGCAAACCATTACATAATAATACTTCTGAAATGACGGATTTCTTGTATCATGACGTACTGAGCGATAAGCAGCGTCAGCTACATGTTTATTTTGACACAGGGCAGGATGCGTGTCCTGATAATTATCCGGAATTTAACTTTTGCGCAGACTGA
- a CDS encoding SRPBCC family protein gives MKYENQIEIDLPRQQLVKLFSNPEYYPRWQKGLTLYETIKGEQGMPGAHSRLKFKTGKREMNMVETIIENHLPDKYTVTYETSSVHNLQSSMFKELSPGKTLYHTYNEFKFSGFMKIFGWLMPGAFKKQTQKYLEQFKAFAEEESHLHSTQAPT, from the coding sequence ATGAAGTACGAAAACCAGATAGAAATTGACTTGCCCCGTCAGCAGTTGGTAAAGTTATTTAGCAATCCTGAATACTACCCCAGATGGCAAAAAGGTTTAACACTTTATGAAACGATTAAAGGTGAGCAGGGAATGCCGGGCGCTCATTCCAGACTCAAGTTTAAGACTGGTAAAAGAGAAATGAACATGGTGGAGACAATTATAGAAAACCACTTACCTGACAAATATACTGTGACTTATGAAACCTCCTCGGTACACAACTTGCAAAGCAGTATGTTTAAAGAACTCTCGCCTGGCAAAACTTTATATCATACCTACAATGAGTTTAAATTTAGCGGATTTATGAAAATTTTTGGATGGTTGATGCCCGGAGCTTTTAAAAAGCAAACTCAAAAGTATTTAGAACAATTTAAAGCATTTGCTGAAGAAGAGAGCCACTTACATAGCACGCAGGCACCTACATAA
- a CDS encoding endonuclease/exonuclease/phosphatase family protein → MVLQIVFLVFASIPIIATLASLLRFDQWWIRVFDFPRVQIVFLAVVALLGLALTFAYDAYWHVGAIILLSFCLLYQGIRIFPYTPLASKQVIRFKGKNSDDSCSIMVSNVLTTNRKYHKLLKVVKQMKPDILLTLETDKKWEEALSELEEEYPYTVKIPLDNLYGMHLYSKLELIDAEVRHLVEEEIPSIRTWMKLPSGKKVRLYCLHPTPPSPTERDTSTNRDAELLLVGKEIEGQDQTAIVIGDLNDVAWSRTTKLFQKISGLMDPRIGRGFFNTFHASIPVLRWPLDHVFHSDDFTLVKIQRLPHIGSDHFPIYTELHYEPRAEGLQEELEAEKDEEEWAEEKIEKAEPINKVSATSYSS, encoded by the coding sequence ATGGTTTTACAAATTGTATTCCTGGTCTTTGCTTCCATTCCAATTATTGCTACTCTGGCTTCACTACTACGTTTTGATCAATGGTGGATAAGAGTCTTTGATTTTCCTAGGGTGCAGATCGTTTTTTTGGCAGTAGTAGCATTGCTAGGTTTAGCACTCACCTTCGCATATGATGCTTACTGGCATGTAGGAGCCATCATTTTATTATCATTTTGCCTGCTTTATCAGGGAATAAGAATTTTTCCATATACCCCATTAGCTTCCAAACAGGTGATCCGCTTTAAAGGAAAAAATTCTGATGACAGCTGTTCAATCATGGTAAGTAATGTGCTGACAACCAATCGTAAGTATCATAAACTGCTAAAGGTAGTAAAGCAGATGAAGCCTGATATATTACTTACTTTGGAAACAGACAAAAAATGGGAGGAGGCACTCAGCGAGTTGGAAGAGGAGTATCCTTATACCGTTAAAATTCCTTTAGATAATCTCTACGGTATGCATCTTTACTCTAAATTAGAGCTAATAGATGCGGAAGTAAGACATTTGGTAGAGGAGGAGATTCCTTCTATACGAACCTGGATGAAGTTACCATCTGGCAAAAAGGTGAGATTGTACTGTCTGCACCCTACGCCACCTAGTCCTACTGAAAGGGATACTTCTACCAATCGCGATGCCGAATTACTGCTCGTGGGTAAAGAGATAGAGGGGCAAGACCAGACAGCTATTGTAATCGGTGACCTAAATGACGTGGCCTGGTCACGTACTACTAAGCTTTTTCAGAAGATCAGTGGTTTAATGGACCCCAGAATTGGGCGAGGCTTTTTTAATACTTTCCATGCTTCTATTCCTGTATTACGCTGGCCCCTTGACCATGTTTTTCATTCTGATGATTTTACCTTAGTTAAAATTCAGCGATTGCCACACATCGGTTCTGATCATTTTCCAATCTACACTGAGCTGCACTACGAACCACGTGCCGAAGGTTTGCAGGAAGAACTGGAGGCCGAAAAGGATGAAGAAGAGTGGGCAGAAGAAAAAATAGAAAAAGCGGAGCCTATTAATAAGGTTTCAGCTACCAGTTATAGTTCTTAG
- a CDS encoding SDR family NAD(P)-dependent oxidoreductase, which yields MDLQLQDKVALITGGSKGIGLAVAEALAKEGVHLLLCARDAQQLKKAEQHLEQYNVKLFSFVADVTQAEEVDKLVAFSLQKFDTIDILINNAGAGTNEKIADAPDEKWYYYWDLHVMAAIRLSRALIPSMKENGGGIIINNSSICARQPIGYEPIYNTTKAALSMFSKCLAHEVIKDNIRVNAINPGLILTEAWEQAAKEESQKQGIQPEEFLNKIAQENTPIGRFATTQELANFFVFMCSPLSSYCVGGSYYVDGGWLKVST from the coding sequence ATGGATTTACAACTTCAGGATAAAGTAGCACTTATTACCGGAGGTAGTAAAGGAATTGGCCTTGCCGTTGCCGAAGCACTGGCAAAAGAAGGTGTTCATTTGCTGCTTTGTGCTAGAGATGCTCAGCAATTAAAAAAAGCTGAGCAGCACCTTGAGCAATATAATGTAAAGTTGTTTTCTTTTGTAGCTGATGTTACTCAGGCTGAAGAGGTGGATAAACTTGTAGCATTTTCCCTTCAAAAGTTTGATACCATAGACATATTAATTAATAATGCAGGAGCAGGTACTAACGAAAAAATAGCTGATGCCCCAGACGAAAAATGGTACTACTACTGGGATCTGCATGTAATGGCCGCAATTCGCTTAAGCCGGGCCCTGATTCCTTCCATGAAGGAAAATGGTGGGGGTATCATCATTAATAATTCTTCAATTTGTGCTCGCCAGCCCATTGGCTATGAACCTATATACAATACGACCAAAGCTGCGCTGAGTATGTTTAGTAAGTGCCTGGCCCATGAAGTAATTAAGGACAACATACGTGTAAATGCCATTAACCCCGGTCTCATACTTACTGAAGCCTGGGAACAGGCAGCAAAAGAAGAAAGCCAAAAGCAGGGAATACAACCAGAGGAGTTTCTTAATAAAATAGCACAGGAAAATACGCCTATAGGCAGATTTGCGACTACACAGGAGTTGGCAAACTTCTTTGTATTTATGTGCTCTCCCCTTTCTAGCTACTGCGTTGGCGGCAGCTATTATGTAGATGGGGGCTGGCTCAAAGTAAGCACTTAA